From the genome of Campylobacter sp. MIT 99-7217, one region includes:
- a CDS encoding Sua5/YciO/YrdC/YwlC family protein: MIYLAQTDTTAGFLSKDLKKLNALKKRPLNQPCLITTAKFSELKEFVRVPNKFKNRLRKAKKTSFIFPNSRALRVVKEGLHARFLEKNGWFYSSSANLHGQKFDEKLARSLADKVLDEELFEAKPSSIFKLFRTKIKKMR; this comes from the coding sequence ATGATTTATTTAGCTCAAACTGACACCACGGCTGGCTTTTTAAGTAAGGATTTAAAAAAGCTAAACGCTCTTAAAAAGCGTCCTTTAAATCAGCCCTGCCTCATCACAACGGCTAAATTTAGCGAGCTAAAAGAGTTTGTGCGTGTGCCAAATAAATTTAAAAATAGGCTCAGAAAGGCTAAAAAAACAAGCTTTATTTTTCCAAACTCAAGAGCCTTAAGAGTGGTAAAAGAGGGTTTGCATGCTAGATTTTTAGAAAAAAATGGCTGGTTTTATTCAAGTTCAGCAAATTTACATGGGCAAAAATTTGATGAAAAATTAGCAAGAAGCCTTGCTGATAAAGTGCTTGATGAAGAACTTTTTGAAGCAAAGCCCTCAAGCATTTTTAAACTTTTTCGCACAAAGATAAAAAAAATGCGTTGA
- a CDS encoding molybdenum ABC transporter, with translation MIHFSQNELESFILDDAPFGDLSTHLLDDRAKAKCVIYTREDIILSCLDMVNNLARIYNLGFQSAFENKDFIKAGSEILSLDGDFKTLHLIYKSVQNLLEHACGIATKAFLMKKEAQSVNENCQILVTRKIFPFSKKLCLKAALEGGAKVHRLGLSDSVLFFKTHFLAFENENSFLQNIAKFKAELCERKIIVEAENLSFAKELLKYGVNGVQCDKMKVEELENLVDFKKANFKEAVILAAGGINEKNAKAYAKTGIDAIVTSSVYKGVADLGASFCL, from the coding sequence ATGATACATTTTTCGCAAAACGAACTTGAAAGCTTTATTCTTGATGATGCGCCTTTTGGGGATTTAAGTACGCATTTGCTTGATGATCGTGCAAAAGCAAAATGCGTAATTTACACAAGAGAGGATATAATCTTAAGCTGTCTTGATATGGTTAATAATCTTGCTAGGATTTATAATTTAGGCTTTCAAAGTGCTTTTGAAAACAAAGATTTTATCAAAGCTGGGAGTGAAATTTTAAGTCTTGATGGCGATTTTAAGACTTTGCATTTGATTTATAAAAGTGTTCAAAATTTATTAGAACATGCTTGTGGCATAGCTACAAAGGCTTTTTTGATGAAAAAAGAGGCTCAAAGCGTGAATGAAAATTGTCAAATTTTAGTAACAAGAAAGATTTTTCCCTTTTCTAAAAAGCTTTGCTTAAAAGCTGCTTTAGAAGGTGGTGCAAAAGTGCATAGACTAGGACTTAGCGATAGTGTTTTATTTTTTAAAACCCATTTTTTAGCCTTTGAAAATGAGAACTCATTTTTGCAAAATATAGCTAAATTTAAAGCAGAGCTTTGCGAGCGAAAAATCATCGTAGAAGCTGAGAACTTAAGCTTTGCAAAAGAGCTTTTAAAATACGGCGTAAATGGCGTTCAATGCGATAAAATGAAGGTGGAAGAGCTTGAAAATTTGGTGGATTTTAAAAAGGCAAATTTTAAGGAAGCTGTGATTTTAGCAGCAGGTGGGATAAATGAAAAAAACGCCAAAGCATACGCTAAAACAGGCATTGATGCCATAGTTACAAGTAGTGTTTATAAAGGCGTAGCAGATTTGGGTGCAAGCTTTTGTCTATGA